From one Flavobacteriales bacterium genomic stretch:
- a CDS encoding ROK family protein, translated as MILGIDIGGTTSKLGLVHEGKVIARARISTTGHADDHAFADALASAASQLVKQDGHPPIQSVGIGAPNANQLTGIIEMAPNLPWKNDVPLARMMSDRLGVPATLGNDANAAALGEWRYGAGRGFDDLLVVTLGTGLGSGFIVNGQLVLGSAGNAGELGHAILLPDGRACTCGRKGCLEAYVSIRGLLATYTEEGGTANLTDVKTIADLVHAGDTAAIACFQRTAEWLSIGLANAVCATGPKRIVLFGGISRNGDLLMAPLRERFHANLLNIYQGRVDLTVSALPDDDAALLGAAALGTL; from the coding sequence ATGATCCTCGGCATCGACATCGGCGGCACAACCAGCAAGCTCGGCCTAGTGCATGAGGGCAAAGTGATCGCGCGCGCGCGCATCAGCACAACTGGTCATGCAGATGATCATGCCTTCGCGGATGCGCTGGCAAGCGCTGCAAGCCAACTGGTAAAGCAGGATGGGCATCCGCCCATTCAATCCGTGGGCATCGGCGCCCCCAATGCCAACCAGCTCACGGGAATCATCGAAATGGCGCCCAACCTGCCTTGGAAGAACGATGTGCCACTGGCGCGCATGATGAGCGACCGGCTCGGCGTCCCGGCCACCTTGGGCAATGATGCGAATGCCGCAGCCCTCGGCGAATGGCGTTACGGTGCGGGTCGTGGGTTTGATGATCTGCTGGTGGTAACGCTCGGCACTGGCTTGGGCAGCGGCTTCATTGTGAATGGCCAACTCGTGCTGGGCAGCGCAGGCAATGCGGGCGAGCTCGGGCATGCGATCCTCCTGCCCGATGGTCGAGCCTGCACCTGCGGAAGGAAGGGCTGCCTGGAGGCCTATGTGAGCATCCGGGGCCTGCTGGCCACCTACACCGAAGAGGGCGGCACGGCGAATCTCACCGACGTGAAGACCATCGCGGACCTCGTGCATGCTGGTGATACCGCAGCCATCGCCTGCTTCCAGCGCACCGCGGAGTGGCTCAGCATCGGCTTGGCGAACGCGGTTTGCGCCACAGGCCCCAAGCGCATCGTGCTCTTCGGCGGCATCTCGCGGAACGGCGACCTGCTCATGGCACCGCTGCGCGAGCGCTTCCACGCTAACCTGCTCAACATCTATCAGGGTCGTGTGGACCTCACGGTATCGGCTTTGCCAGATGACGATGCGGCGCTGTTGGGGGCGGCGGCGCTGGGAACCCTTTGA
- a CDS encoding translation initiation factor IF-3, whose product MKEDPHRINNKIYGVNEVRLVGENIEQGVYPFSQALRMAEDLGLDLVEISPTAVPIVCRITDYKKFLYDLKKKQKEIKAKQTVAEVKEIRFGPNTDEHDVNFKLKHARNFLEEGHKVKAFVFFRGRSIVFKERGEILLLKFAQDLEDIGLVESMPKLEGKRMIMYLIPKKKK is encoded by the coding sequence ATCAAAGAAGACCCGCATCGGATCAACAATAAGATCTATGGCGTGAATGAGGTGCGCCTCGTGGGCGAGAACATCGAACAGGGCGTGTACCCCTTCAGCCAGGCGCTGCGCATGGCCGAGGACCTGGGCCTGGACCTGGTGGAGATCAGCCCCACGGCTGTGCCCATCGTGTGCCGCATCACCGACTACAAGAAGTTCCTGTACGACCTCAAGAAGAAGCAGAAGGAGATCAAGGCGAAGCAGACGGTGGCTGAGGTGAAGGAGATCCGCTTCGGGCCGAACACCGATGAGCACGACGTGAACTTCAAGCTGAAGCACGCGCGCAACTTCCTCGAAGAGGGCCACAAGGTGAAGGCCTTCGTGTTCTTCCGCGGTCGCAGCATCGTGTTCAAGGAGCGCGGGGAGATCCTGCTCCTGAAGTTCGCCCAGGACTTGGAGGACATCGGGTTGGTGGAGAGCATGCCCAAGCTCGAAGGCAAGCGCATGATAATGTACCTGATCCCGAAGAAGAAGAAATGA
- a CDS encoding GH92 family glycosyl hydrolase, translating to MPGVGHAQVNPARDLVNPFIGTGGHGHTFPGACVPNGLVQLSPDTRPDGYMDWDGCGGYHYSDSLIYGFSHTHLSGTGVADLCDVLLMPMTDKYSTSPAAYRSSFIKETEQASAGYYSVQLDRTGTGVELTSSPRVGVHRYRIPAGPEQFMVVDLRHRDKLLGASIIQTAQSELAGKRRSSSWARDQQLYFVARFSREVQIVPEASDSAVAVVGIRNSAEPLIVKVGISAVSIEGARRNLEAEVPHWDFDRVRKQAEDAWNARLNRIQVQGGSNGQQRAFYTALYHSYVAPYIYNDVDGQYRGMDGQVHKADHNVYTVFSLWDTFRALHPLMTVLEPEMTEDWIKTFLLHYQQGGRLPVWELWGNETDCMIGYHSVSVMADAYAKGIRGFDARLALEAMVASAEADHFGLKSYRERGYISSEDEPESVSRTLEYAYDDWCIARFAEMISEDEVAQRFHARSRNWQNLFDPETRFFRARRNGGFMQPFDPYEVNFNFTEANAWQYGFFVPHDMDRLLSLTGGPSGLAGRLDGLFTAKAQTTGRDQSDITGLIGQYAHGNEPSHSFAYLYNLSDRPLSTDVFARRIMQNFYTDAPDGLIGNEDCGQMSAWLVMSALGFYPICPGDPSYTIGWPLFDEATIDLGNGSKWRMRTEVMGNDRSHVESFTWNGQQPETYRAIPHGELMKGGELHFFLGPRPGGSPGRFIPEFEDAWTPAPIIQAARQAFTDSLLISINSSDDRARIEFSIDGTEQHPYQAPFWITRSCSIGAMAFVQGAQGRKNRIASLPVTATYVKYEGGRTITLESKYANEYTAGGRNALIDGVRGGKDFRTGEWQGYRDQDVVLLIDLGRVQKLKRVGLSVLQDQKSWIWLPSEVTFSVSTNQRQWSTSTISHDVGRKADGGITRELWRELGGRKARYIAITAKNAGVCPDWHPGKGGTTWIFADEVLIEAE from the coding sequence ATGCCTGGCGTTGGCCACGCTCAGGTGAACCCAGCCCGCGACCTCGTCAATCCCTTCATCGGCACCGGCGGCCATGGCCACACCTTCCCCGGAGCCTGCGTGCCGAACGGCCTGGTGCAGCTCAGCCCCGATACCCGCCCCGATGGCTACATGGACTGGGACGGCTGCGGAGGCTACCATTATTCGGATAGCCTCATCTACGGCTTCAGTCACACGCACCTGAGCGGCACCGGCGTGGCGGACCTGTGCGATGTGCTGTTGATGCCCATGACGGACAAGTACTCGACGAGCCCGGCGGCTTATCGGTCCTCATTCATAAAAGAAACCGAGCAGGCCAGCGCTGGCTATTACTCCGTTCAATTGGACCGAACGGGCACTGGCGTTGAACTGACGTCATCGCCGCGTGTGGGCGTTCATCGCTACCGGATCCCGGCCGGACCAGAGCAGTTCATGGTGGTTGATCTGCGCCATCGTGACAAGCTGCTTGGTGCGTCCATCATTCAAACGGCGCAGAGCGAGTTGGCAGGCAAGCGACGCAGCTCATCCTGGGCCCGCGATCAGCAGCTCTACTTCGTCGCCCGTTTCAGCCGGGAGGTACAGATCGTGCCCGAGGCATCAGATAGCGCGGTCGCTGTCGTCGGCATTCGGAACAGCGCCGAACCTCTCATCGTCAAAGTCGGCATCTCTGCCGTCAGCATCGAAGGGGCGCGTAGGAACCTTGAGGCCGAGGTGCCGCATTGGGATTTCGACCGCGTACGCAAGCAGGCCGAGGACGCTTGGAACGCCAGGCTGAACAGGATCCAGGTGCAAGGCGGATCGAATGGGCAGCAGCGCGCCTTCTACACCGCGCTGTACCACAGCTATGTGGCACCGTACATCTACAACGATGTGGATGGCCAGTACCGTGGAATGGATGGCCAAGTACACAAGGCCGACCACAATGTGTACACCGTCTTCAGCCTCTGGGACACTTTCCGCGCGCTGCACCCGCTGATGACCGTGCTGGAGCCGGAGATGACCGAGGATTGGATCAAGACCTTCCTGCTGCACTACCAGCAAGGCGGACGGCTGCCCGTGTGGGAGCTCTGGGGCAACGAGACCGATTGCATGATCGGCTACCATAGCGTGAGCGTGATGGCCGATGCGTATGCGAAGGGCATCCGTGGCTTCGACGCCAGGCTCGCGCTGGAAGCGATGGTGGCCAGCGCGGAGGCTGACCATTTCGGGCTGAAGTCCTATCGAGAGCGCGGCTACATCAGCAGCGAGGACGAACCGGAGAGCGTGAGCCGCACGCTGGAGTATGCCTACGACGATTGGTGCATCGCGCGCTTCGCGGAGATGATCAGCGAGGATGAAGTGGCGCAGCGCTTCCATGCCCGCAGCCGCAATTGGCAGAACCTCTTCGACCCCGAGACGCGCTTCTTCCGCGCACGGCGCAACGGCGGCTTCATGCAACCCTTCGATCCCTATGAGGTGAACTTCAACTTCACGGAGGCGAATGCTTGGCAATATGGCTTCTTCGTTCCTCACGACATGGATCGGCTCTTGTCCCTCACCGGTGGTCCGAGCGGTCTGGCAGGGAGGCTCGATGGGCTCTTCACCGCGAAGGCACAGACCACGGGCCGCGATCAAAGCGACATCACCGGACTCATCGGCCAATATGCGCACGGCAACGAGCCGAGCCACAGCTTCGCCTACCTCTACAACCTGAGCGACCGTCCGCTGAGCACAGACGTGTTCGCGAGGCGCATCATGCAGAACTTCTACACGGACGCGCCCGATGGCCTCATCGGCAACGAGGACTGCGGACAGATGAGCGCTTGGCTGGTGATGAGCGCGCTCGGCTTCTACCCCATCTGTCCCGGTGATCCCAGCTACACCATCGGCTGGCCGCTCTTCGATGAAGCCACCATTGACCTGGGCAATGGCAGCAAATGGCGCATGCGCACCGAGGTGATGGGCAACGACCGCTCGCATGTGGAGAGCTTCACGTGGAATGGCCAGCAGCCCGAGACGTATCGGGCCATCCCGCATGGCGAACTGATGAAGGGCGGTGAGTTGCACTTCTTCCTAGGCCCGCGCCCGGGGGGATCACCGGGACGTTTCATCCCCGAGTTCGAAGACGCATGGACACCAGCGCCTATCATTCAGGCAGCGCGGCAGGCATTCACCGACAGCCTGCTCATCTCCATCAACAGCAGCGATGATCGCGCACGGATCGAATTCAGCATCGATGGAACCGAGCAACACCCCTATCAAGCGCCGTTCTGGATCACCCGCAGCTGCTCGATTGGTGCCATGGCATTCGTGCAAGGAGCGCAAGGACGGAAGAACCGGATCGCCTCATTGCCGGTCACAGCGACTTACGTGAAGTATGAAGGTGGCCGTACCATCACCCTGGAGAGCAAGTACGCCAACGAGTACACGGCAGGTGGCCGCAACGCGCTGATCGATGGCGTGCGCGGCGGCAAGGATTTCCGCACCGGCGAATGGCAGGGCTACCGCGACCAAGACGTGGTGCTGTTGATCGACCTGGGCCGTGTGCAGAAGCTGAAGCGCGTGGGCCTCAGCGTGCTGCAGGACCAGAAGAGCTGGATCTGGCTGCCCAGCGAGGTCACCTTCAGTGTGAGCACGAATCAGCGGCAATGGAGCACCAGCACGATCAGCCACGACGTGGGCCGAAAAGCTGACGGAGGGATCACGCGCGAGCTATGGCGTGAACTAGGCGGAAGGAAAGCGCGCTACATCGCGATCACGGCGAAGAACGCCGGCGTGTGTCCTGATTGGCACCCGGGAAAGGGCGGCACCACCTGGATCTTCGCGGATGAGGTGCTGATCGAGGCGGAATAG
- the rpmI gene encoding 50S ribosomal protein L35 — protein MPKMKTKSGAKKRFKLTGTGEIKFKHAFKRHILTKKETKRKRALTKTGVIAAVDRKNVLDLLK, from the coding sequence ATGCCTAAGATGAAGACCAAGTCCGGTGCAAAGAAGCGATTCAAGCTCACCGGCACCGGCGAGATCAAGTTCAAGCACGCATTCAAGCGCCACATCCTCACCAAGAAGGAGACCAAGCGCAAGCGCGCCCTTACCAAGACCGGCGTGATCGCCGCGGTGGATAGGAAGAACGTTCTCGACCTCTTGAAGTAA
- the rplT gene encoding 50S ribosomal protein L20, with translation MPRSQNKVAAKARRKKVLNMAKGNFGRRKNVLTVAKNTVEKGLVHAYDGRKLKKREFRGLWIQRINAAARINGISYSVLMNKLKQANIDLDRKALAEIAYSDAAGFAAIVDKVK, from the coding sequence ATGCCACGCAGTCAGAATAAAGTAGCCGCCAAGGCAAGGAGGAAGAAGGTCCTCAACATGGCGAAGGGCAACTTCGGTCGCCGAAAGAATGTGCTCACCGTCGCGAAGAACACGGTGGAGAAGGGCCTCGTGCACGCGTACGACGGCCGCAAGCTCAAGAAGCGTGAATTCCGCGGCCTGTGGATCCAGCGGATCAACGCCGCCGCGCGCATCAACGGCATCAGCTACAGCGTGCTGATGAACAAGCTGAAGCAGGCCAACATCGACCTCGACCGCAAGGCGCTCGCGGAGATCGCGTACAGCGATGCCGCTGGTTTCGCCGCGATCGTGGACAAGGTGAAGTAG
- a CDS encoding sugar MFS transporter, whose amino-acid sequence MSKRSYLAPFAAVTSLFFMWGFITVLVDSLVPRLREIFELTYFQAGLVQFAFFIAYGLVSIPAGWLLSRIGYKQGMLIGLAAMGVGCLLFWPAAGLRVFPLFLLGYFILAAGMTVLQVAANPYVAVLGEERGASSRLNLAQAFNSVGTTIAPIIGAQFILSDKILNGDAIKLLGTDEREAYLAAEASAVQGPFIVLAGALLLLAVIVAVARLPKILDTEHAGSYSEALSHPRLMLGAFGIFLYVGAEVAIGTYLVNYFLSMDLAEAVRANDFTNWIATTMQGKPLDTVDAKGVVATFVALYWGGAMVGRFVGSALTLILRPPVVLAAFGAAAISLIAVSMTTDGFTAMWSILAVGLFNSVMFPTIFTEAIEGMGDLKPQASGILCTAIAGGAFIPPWLGLLADGLGFKTAFVLLLLCYGYIVAYGFYTKRRTA is encoded by the coding sequence ATGAGCAAGCGATCCTATCTGGCGCCCTTCGCTGCCGTCACCAGCCTCTTCTTCATGTGGGGCTTCATCACCGTGCTGGTCGATTCGCTGGTTCCGCGGCTGCGCGAAATCTTCGAGCTTACTTACTTCCAGGCAGGCCTGGTGCAGTTCGCCTTCTTCATCGCATACGGGCTGGTGAGCATTCCCGCGGGTTGGTTGCTCTCACGCATCGGGTACAAGCAAGGCATGCTCATCGGCCTTGCCGCCATGGGGGTGGGCTGCCTGCTCTTCTGGCCAGCGGCCGGGCTGAGGGTGTTCCCGCTCTTCCTCCTGGGCTACTTCATCCTCGCCGCCGGCATGACAGTGCTGCAAGTCGCAGCTAATCCATACGTGGCCGTGCTGGGCGAAGAGCGTGGCGCCAGCAGTCGCTTGAATCTCGCGCAGGCTTTCAACAGTGTAGGCACCACCATCGCTCCCATCATTGGGGCCCAGTTCATCCTCAGCGACAAGATCCTGAACGGCGATGCCATCAAGCTGCTTGGAACAGATGAACGCGAGGCCTACCTCGCTGCGGAGGCCAGCGCTGTGCAAGGGCCATTTATCGTGCTCGCGGGCGCGTTGCTACTGCTCGCGGTCATCGTTGCCGTGGCGCGCCTGCCGAAGATCCTGGACACAGAGCACGCCGGCAGCTACAGTGAGGCCCTCTCCCACCCACGATTGATGCTCGGCGCCTTCGGCATCTTCCTCTATGTGGGCGCTGAAGTCGCCATTGGCACATACCTCGTGAACTACTTCCTGAGCATGGACCTTGCCGAGGCTGTCCGTGCCAACGATTTCACCAACTGGATCGCGACCACCATGCAAGGCAAGCCGCTCGATACCGTGGATGCGAAAGGCGTGGTGGCCACTTTCGTCGCATTGTATTGGGGCGGCGCCATGGTAGGCCGATTCGTCGGATCAGCGCTCACGCTCATCCTACGCCCACCCGTGGTGCTCGCGGCCTTCGGTGCGGCGGCCATCAGCCTCATCGCGGTGAGCATGACCACCGATGGCTTCACCGCCATGTGGAGCATCCTCGCCGTGGGCCTATTCAACTCGGTGATGTTCCCCACCATTTTCACCGAGGCCATCGAAGGGATGGGCGATCTGAAGCCACAGGCCTCGGGCATCCTCTGCACCGCGATCGCAGGCGGCGCTTTCATCCCTCCATGGCTGGGCCTTTTGGCCGATGGACTCGGCTTCAAAACGGCCTTCGTGCTGTTGCTGCTCTGCTACGGCTACATCGTGGCTTACGGTTTCTATACCAAGCGTCGAACCGCATGA